A window of the Tiliqua scincoides isolate rTilSci1 chromosome 5, rTilSci1.hap2, whole genome shotgun sequence genome harbors these coding sequences:
- the LOC136653159 gene encoding LOW QUALITY PROTEIN: olfactory receptor 5B12-like (The sequence of the model RefSeq protein was modified relative to this genomic sequence to represent the inferred CDS: substituted 1 base at 1 genomic stop codon), producing MEPLHPMVQNGTAVTEFILLGLSSDPEVQFILFGLFLLCYLVALGGNTLILLITALDSRLHNPMYFFLGNLSVVDIGFTSSTVPKMLISYLSQDKRISLAGCFSQMYFFISFGGIECLLLGVMAYDQYAAICHPLHYGVFMNPKTCVWLAASAXILGLANSGVHSGMMSLLSFCWDNVIQHFFCDILPLFQLSCSDTQANQIATFVVGGGVIMGSFLVTLMSYVYIVLAIVRIRTKEGRLKAFSTCASHLTVVNIYFGTIIFTYIHPNSTYFQQQDRILSVLYGILTPMLNPIIYSLRNKDVQGALRKAMGRA from the exons ATGGAGCCCCTACATCCGATGGTGCAGAATGGCACAGCTGTTACTGAATTTATACTCCTGGGGCTCTCCAGCGACCCAGAGGTCCAATTCATTCTCTTtggtctctttctcctttgctactTGGTGGCCCTAGGTGGAAACACTCTCATTCTTCTCATCACCGCTTTGGACAGCAGACTGCacaaccccatgtatttctttctgGGTAATCTCTCTGTTGTGGACATTGGGTTTACATCTTCCACTGTTCCCAAGATGCTGATAAGTTATCTCTCTCAGGACAAgcgaatctcccttgctggttGCTTCTCCCAAATGTATTTCTTCATCTCCTTTGGTGGCATTGAATGCCTCCTGCTGGGTGTGATGGCATATGACCAGTATGCTGCCATTTGCCACCCACTGCACTA TGGTGTATTCATGAACCCCAAAACGTGTGTGTGGCTGGCAGCATCTGCCTGAATTCTGGGCTTGGCTAACTCTGGTGTGCACTCTGGCATGATgtcccttttgtctttctgcTGGGACAATGTCATCCAACACTTCTTTTGTGACATCCTACCCCTGTTTCAGCTCTCCTGTTCTGACACTCAGGCCAATCAAATTGCGACCTTTGTGGTGGGTGGAGGTGTGATCATGGGTTCATTTCTGGTTACTCTGATGTCGTACGTCTATATAGTTTTGGCCATTGTCAGGATCCGCACCAAGGAAGGGCGTCTCAAGGCCTTTTCTACCTGTGCTTCTCACCTGACTGTGGTCAACATCTACTTTGGCACCATCATCTTCACATACATCCATCCCAACTCCACATACTTCCAGCAGCAGGATCGGATTTTGTCTGTGCTATACGGGATTCTCACACCAATGCTCAATCCAATCATCTATAGCTTGAGAAACAAGGATGTGCAAGGGGCACTCCGGAAAGCCATGGGTAGGGCATAA